A window of the Helianthus annuus cultivar XRQ/B chromosome 4, HanXRQr2.0-SUNRISE, whole genome shotgun sequence genome harbors these coding sequences:
- the LOC110938272 gene encoding UPF0496 protein At4g34320 — MGAHVSKRSGGAATSTSPSIPLKDTQQIITELNAYEAACRSDADLQSFDATLQARANNVINTLATGVEVRALSFDTLKEVTECLLEMNQEVVKVILHCKKDIWKNQELFELVEEYFENSLQTLDFCAALDKCLKRVRDSQLLILVALQHFDEEDEGEEENRYEKTLEDLKNFKDAGDPFTEEFFQIFYSVYKQQMIMLEKLQAKKMKLDKKVKYLQTWRKVSSVIFVATFAAVLICSVVAAAITAPPVAAALAAATAIPLGSMGKWINTLLKNYENAIKGQKEIISSMQVGGFVAIRDLDTIRVLVDRLQMDIEELMRNADHAIEGDEMVKVAIDEIKTKLNSFMKNVDDLGMQADNCSRDVRRARTVVLQRIIKPPHNQ, encoded by the coding sequence ATGGGGGCGCATGTTAGCAAGAGATCTGGTGGTGCTGCTACCTCTACCTCACCATCAATCCCTTTGAAAGATACCCAACAAATCATAACGGAACTCAACGCCTATGAAGCTGCCTGCAGATCCGATGCTGATCTACAATCGTTTGATGCAACGCTTCAGGCGCGTGCGAACAACGTGATCAATACGTTGGCAACGGGAGTTGAAGTGCGCGCGTTATCATTCGATACGCTGAAAGAAGTTACAGAATGTCTGCTGGAAATGAATCAAGAAGTTGTGAAAGTAATCTTGCATTGCAAGAAAGACATATGGAAGAATCAAGAACTGTTTGAATTGGTGGAAGAGTATTTCGAGAATAGCCTCCAAACGCTGGATTTCTGCGCTGCGTTGGATAAATGTTTGAAACGCGTACGAGACAGTCAATTGTTGATTCTTGTAGCTTTACAGCATttcgatgaagaagatgaaggcgAGGAGGAAAATCGGTATGAAAAAACTTTGGAGGATTTGAAGAATTTTAAAGATGCGGGGGACCCGTTTACCGAAGAATTTTTTCAGATTTTTTATTCGGTTTATAAACAACAAATGATCATGCTTGAGAAATTACAAGCCAAGAAGATGAAATTGGATAAGAAAGTGAAGTATCTTCAAACGTGGCGGAAAGTGTCGTCGGTGATCTTCGTGGCTACTTTTGCGGCGGTGCTGATATGCTCTGTGGTGGCAGCGGCAATAACAGCACCGCCTGTGGCGGCTGCTCTTGCAGCCGCCACTGCGATCCCACTGGGATCGATGGGGAAGTGGATCAACACTCTTTTGAAAAACTACGAGAACGCGATTAAAGGGCAAAAGGAGATCATTAGCTCAATGCAAGTGGGTGGGTTTGTGGCGATTCGGGATCTTGATACAATTAGGGTTCTTGTGGATAGACTTCAAATGGATATAGAGGAGTTGATGAGGAACGCGGATCACGCGATTGAAGGAGATGAAATGGTGAAAGTTGCTATCGACGAGATTAAAACAAAGTTAAACTCGTTTATGAAAAACGTGGATGATTTAGGGATGCAAGCGGATAATTGTAGCCGTGATGTTAGGCGGGCTAGAACCGTTGTGTTGCAACGGATCATTAAACCGCCACATAATCAATGA
- the LOC110934257 gene encoding uncharacterized protein LOC110934257, which produces MGTCASILYPKLEINNRNQSSTAKVIHSVDGKLQEFRQPITASHVLSDHPDTFFLCSSENMFVNWHVPHVSGDEELEPGQIYFIMPVSKSFKPLSLQELCLLAVKASSAIEQSSEMEKKKVGKTMSFGRLGNSLRRNQKLEGC; this is translated from the coding sequence ATGGGCACATGCGCATCAATTCTTTATCCAAAATTAGAAATCAACAACAGGAACCAATCATCAACAGCAAAGGTAATCCACTCCGTTGACGGAAAACTACAAGAATTCCGGCAACCAATTACGGCGAGCCACGTCCTCTCCGACCACCCAGACACATTCTTCCTGTGCAGCTCCGAAAACATGTTCGTGAACTGGCACGTGCCTCACGTGTCGGGTGATGAAGAGCTTGAACCGGGTCAAATATATTTCATTATGCCGGTATCGAAGTCGTTTAAACCGTTGTCGTTGCAGGAGCTTTGTTTGTTGGCTGTTAAAGCGAGTTCGGCGATTGAACAGAGTTCGGAGATGGAGAAGAAGAAGGTGGGTAAAACGATGTCGTTTGGTAGACTGGGTAACAGTTTACGGCGAAACCAGAAGCTGGAAGGTTGTTAG
- the LOC110935369 gene encoding uncharacterized protein LOC110935369: protein MGNCTSCYSGNSNPNAVTVKLILLDGQLREYSSPVKVFLVAPPLTDDFSSFICNSDEMDFDKYITAMREEEELHLGQLYFQLPETWFKRRLTTEDMASLAVKAGKALMVNGDGKVICGCWVKRVDPLVFCDDDHDEMTSSGWSAIGKHRHGGGDHRGDGSKGRKFTRLEMIAEE, encoded by the coding sequence ATGGGCAATTGCACCTCATGTTACTCCGGCAACTCCAACCCCAACGCCGTCACCGTCAAACTCATCCTTTTAGACGGCCAACTTAGAGAATATTCATCGCCGGTAAAGGTGTTCCTAGTGGCACCGCCGTTAACCGATGATTTCAGCTCATTTATTTGCAACTCCGATGAGATggattttgataaatatataACCGCCATGAGAGAGGAGGAGGAGCTTCATCTCGGTCAACTCTACTTTCAGCTGCCGGAAACTTGGTTTAAACGGCGGTTGACGACGGAGGATATGGCTTCGCTGGCGGTTAAAGCCGGCAAGGCGCTTATGGTTAACGGTGATGGTAAAGTGATATGTGGGTGTTGGGTTAAACGGGTTGATCCCTTGGTGTTTTgtgatgatgatcatgatgagATGACGTCATCTGGCTGGAGTGCTATCGGAAAGCACCGTCATGGAGGCGGAGACCACCGTGGAGATGGTAGTAAAGGGCGGAAGTTTACTAGGCTTGAAATGATAGCAGAGGAGTGA
- the LOC110938271 gene encoding uncharacterized protein LOC110938271, with protein MGICTSCYSGNSNAVTVKLILLDGQLREYSSPVKVFLVAPPLADDFSSFICNADEIDFDKYVTAMRGEEELRPGQLYFQLPESWFKRRLMAEDMASLAAKAGKALMGNGGGKVRCGCCVKRVDPLVFCDDDDEMMSSRSTGSGDDVGNHRGGGGKGRMFTMLERIVE; from the coding sequence ATGGGCATATGCACCTCATGCTACTCCGGCAACTCCAACGCCGTCACCGTCAAACTCATCCTTTTAGACGGCCAACTTAGAGAATACTCATCGCCGGTGAAGGTGTTCCTGGTGGCACCACCGTTAGCCGATGATTTCAGCTCATTTATTTGCAACGCCGATGAGATAGACTTTGATAAATATGTAACCGCCATGAGAGGGGAGGAGGAGCTTCGTCCCGGTCAACTCTACTTTCAGCTGCCGGAAAGTTGGTTTAAACGGCGGTTGATGGCGGAGGATATGGCTTCGCTTGCGGCCAAAGCTGGTAAGGCGCTTATGGGTAACGGTGGTGGTAAGGTGAGATGTGGGTGTTGTGTTAAACGGGTTGATCCCTTGGTgttttgtgatgatgatgatgagatgaTGTCATCAAGATCAACTGGTAGTGGTGATGATGTCGGAAACCACCGTGGCGGTGGTGGTAAAGGGCGGATGTTTACGATGCTTGAAAGGATTGTAGAGTGA